The following proteins are encoded in a genomic region of Flammeovirga pectinis:
- a CDS encoding T9SS type A sorting domain-containing protein, whose protein sequence is MKILLILSICLLASTFTNLFATTYYSGASGNFAETSWSTVSGETGSILDFAAYDESEDTFVILSGHTVTFPNTSIGISSLNVLGSFNQNGELGTLHVASEFNIAGNVNFNSGNSTLIISNLHCFSGAKVSFLNTSMDITHTGLIFVSGTIDTFVKTGVSGANTSGELLDYTTASNGTYTLTTDRSISNFFAGTGETFLINTGKNTLTIDGDLGTNTSINPGTVSGNVGSIELSTNSSGTLTISDPSSSIVNDLSMSSTSDITLGSRLQMEGTLTLTTGDIITNSNSMILLSNATILGMTNNSTPAASSSGGSDNSHILGTLSIIRESSITGCVLLPIGDGTTLRAIGAQNTGGYADNFTVTGVYNLGEHSDKDIDPDLTDIGVTTSEYFDVSVSGSASTSGKFTVLIPYHSGSGINTSTADNIKSIHLMHYNTSEGHWESYGTVDDGSATHTGSGGSGYISAVASSFSPFALGGDNSVHDLPVELTSFYGKLEDTELTLYWSTATEINNDRFEMEASKDGTHFTKIAEVKGAGNSNIALDYSFEISASNKDKYSHFRLRQIDFDGQFEYTYVLSFQNNATELFDFNLYPNPTSNTLSLDVLLDEFDELAQISIYNLIGVEVRRTASLERFQTLDVHSLQKGIYIVNIKTKAGKNKTHRFTVK, encoded by the coding sequence ATGAAAATATTACTAATACTATCAATTTGCCTGTTGGCATCTACTTTTACAAACCTATTTGCTACTACTTATTATTCTGGTGCAAGTGGAAACTTTGCAGAAACATCTTGGTCAACAGTATCTGGTGAAACGGGTTCAATTTTAGATTTTGCAGCGTATGATGAAAGTGAAGATACTTTTGTTATTTTATCAGGGCATACTGTAACCTTTCCAAATACATCTATTGGAATATCTAGTTTAAATGTACTCGGTAGTTTTAATCAAAATGGAGAATTAGGCACACTTCATGTGGCAAGCGAATTTAATATTGCAGGTAATGTTAATTTTAATTCTGGAAATTCAACCTTAATTATCTCTAATTTACATTGTTTTTCAGGGGCGAAGGTTTCGTTCTTAAATACTTCTATGGATATTACTCACACAGGTTTAATCTTTGTTTCTGGTACAATAGATACTTTTGTAAAAACAGGTGTTAGTGGAGCTAATACATCAGGCGAATTACTTGACTATACAACAGCAAGTAATGGAACATATACTTTAACTACTGATAGATCAATCTCCAATTTCTTTGCAGGGACCGGTGAAACGTTTTTGATTAATACTGGTAAAAATACTTTAACAATAGATGGAGATTTAGGTACAAATACCTCTATTAACCCAGGAACAGTATCTGGGAATGTAGGTTCTATAGAACTTTCTACAAACTCATCAGGTACTCTAACTATTTCAGATCCATCCTCATCTATTGTAAATGATCTTTCAATGTCTTCTACTAGTGATATTACACTAGGGAGCAGGCTACAAATGGAAGGAACACTTACCTTAACTACTGGCGATATAATTACAAACAGTAATAGCATGATATTGTTATCTAATGCTACAATTTTAGGTATGACTAATAACTCAACTCCAGCAGCATCGTCTTCTGGAGGAAGTGATAACTCTCATATATTAGGAACTTTAAGTATTATTAGAGAGAGCAGTATTACAGGTTGTGTTTTATTACCAATCGGGGATGGAACTACTTTAAGAGCAATTGGAGCACAAAACACTGGAGGGTATGCGGATAATTTCACGGTTACAGGGGTCTATAATTTAGGTGAACATTCAGATAAAGACATCGACCCAGATTTAACTGATATTGGTGTTACAACTTCAGAATATTTTGATGTTAGTGTTTCAGGAAGTGCTTCTACAAGTGGCAAATTTACTGTTTTGATTCCATATCATTCGGGATCAGGAATAAACACATCAACTGCAGATAACATAAAAAGCATTCATTTAATGCACTATAATACAAGTGAAGGCCATTGGGAATCTTATGGTACAGTTGACGATGGTTCTGCTACACATACAGGAAGTGGAGGTAGTGGATATATAAGTGCCGTTGCATCTAGTTTTAGTCCTTTTGCCTTAGGTGGAGATAACAGTGTTCACGATCTCCCAGTAGAACTTACCTCATTCTATGGTAAATTAGAAGATACAGAACTAACATTATATTGGAGTACAGCTACAGAAATTAATAATGATAGATTTGAAATGGAAGCCTCAAAAGACGGAACTCATTTTACTAAAATTGCAGAGGTAAAAGGAGCAGGGAACTCTAATATAGCACTTGATTATAGTTTTGAAATTAGTGCTTCTAACAAAGACAAATACAGTCATTTCCGTTTACGCCAAATTGATTTTGATGGACAATTTGAATATACCTACGTACTTTCTTTTCAGAATAATGCAACAGAACTCTTTGACTTTAATTTATACCCTAACCCTACATCAAATACACTTTCACTCGATGTACTTTTAGATGAATTTGATGAATTGGCTCAAATATCTATTTATAATCTTATTGGGGTTGAAGTAAGGCGAACAGCATCTTTAGAGAGATTTCAAACTTTAGACGTTCATTCACTTCAAAAAGGAATATATATTGTAAATATTAAAACAAAAGCAGGAAAAAATAAGACGCATCGTTTTACTGTAAAATGA
- the ribD gene encoding bifunctional diaminohydroxyphosphoribosylaminopyrimidine deaminase/5-amino-6-(5-phosphoribosylamino)uracil reductase RibD, with the protein MTKSSSMEEKYMKRALHLATLGKGNVSPNPMVGAVIVHNDRIIGEGYHQKYGQPHAEVNAVASVSKEDLMLLNDAEMYVTLEPCSHYGKTPPCADLLVKHNFNKVYVCNLDPNPLVAGRGIKKLEDAGIKVETRILESEGLEINKRFFKAMTKKKPFVLLKYAQTSDGFVARENFDSKWISNPLSRQLVHKMRAEEDAILVGTNTAKYDDPALNVRAWAGKDPLRVVIDRSRKLDDKLKLFDTSIRTICYTLEFDEEKENLAFIPLNKETFIEDMLVDLFSKGVHSIIVEGGSTILKEFIDRKLWDEAHVFTSSTSAFGSGIEAPLLTHKKRVQVTEVEQDEYAIYKALK; encoded by the coding sequence ATGACCAAATCAAGTTCTATGGAAGAGAAGTATATGAAGAGGGCGTTGCATCTAGCAACATTAGGTAAAGGTAATGTAAGTCCTAATCCAATGGTAGGGGCTGTTATTGTACATAATGATCGAATTATTGGAGAGGGATATCATCAAAAATATGGTCAACCTCATGCAGAAGTAAATGCTGTAGCTTCTGTGAGTAAAGAAGATCTTATGTTATTGAACGATGCAGAAATGTATGTAACATTAGAGCCTTGCAGTCATTATGGTAAAACTCCTCCATGTGCGGATTTATTGGTTAAACACAACTTTAATAAAGTCTACGTCTGTAATTTAGATCCTAACCCACTTGTTGCGGGTAGAGGCATCAAAAAATTAGAAGATGCAGGTATTAAGGTAGAAACTCGAATTCTTGAAAGCGAAGGACTAGAAATTAATAAACGCTTTTTTAAAGCAATGACAAAGAAAAAGCCTTTTGTATTGCTCAAATATGCCCAAACATCTGATGGTTTTGTAGCAAGAGAAAACTTTGATTCTAAATGGATCAGTAACCCTCTTTCTCGTCAGTTAGTACATAAAATGAGAGCAGAAGAAGATGCTATTTTGGTGGGAACAAATACTGCTAAATACGATGACCCTGCTTTAAATGTAAGAGCATGGGCAGGTAAAGATCCGCTAAGGGTTGTTATTGATAGGTCTAGAAAGCTTGATGATAAACTAAAATTATTTGATACTTCTATTAGAACAATCTGTTATACTTTAGAATTTGATGAAGAAAAAGAAAACCTAGCTTTTATACCTTTAAACAAAGAAACTTTTATAGAAGATATGCTGGTAGATTTATTTTCTAAAGGCGTTCATTCAATTATTGTAGAAGGGGGTAGTACAATTCTTAAAGAATTTATTGATCGAAAACTTTGGGATGAAGCACATGTTTTTACTTCTTCTACGTCAGCATTTGGAAGCGGAATAGAAGCACCACTTTTAACGCATAAAAAGAGAGTGCAAGTTACAGAAGTAGAACAAGATGAATATGCCATCTATAAAGCATTAAAATAA
- a CDS encoding DUF3658 domain-containing protein, translated as MYHICLSDPEFGGLKYFFSEKNINATEHNLICLQNELSVGPLSAELEASVLKDRTAFFKEYFEFDTISADYYIAKFIHPNYFSDLNEYSSIVVWKGENVAEELLLRFVAKFSEFKNIYVAEVGSIDSEYKNVAEVDPILFTSLWRNWKCITSNQKVELIEDWNKLGKQSLRILENQSIIEVPFTYYDELLLSFLTTTFQSAGKVIGQTLSSIDQRISDTFIYFRVRNLITHQKVVYEGDLLSMIDLKLKLPK; from the coding sequence ATGTATCATATTTGTTTATCAGATCCAGAGTTTGGAGGACTAAAGTATTTCTTTTCTGAGAAGAATATTAATGCAACAGAGCATAATTTAATCTGTTTGCAGAATGAGTTGTCTGTTGGGCCATTATCAGCAGAATTAGAAGCTTCTGTTTTAAAAGATAGAACAGCATTTTTTAAGGAATATTTTGAGTTTGATACAATTTCTGCAGACTATTATATCGCAAAGTTTATACATCCAAATTACTTTTCTGATTTAAACGAGTACTCTTCCATTGTAGTGTGGAAAGGTGAAAATGTAGCAGAAGAGTTGTTACTTCGTTTTGTAGCTAAGTTTTCAGAGTTTAAAAATATTTATGTAGCCGAGGTTGGATCCATTGATTCTGAGTACAAAAATGTAGCAGAAGTAGATCCAATTTTATTCACTTCATTATGGAGGAATTGGAAATGCATTACATCAAATCAGAAAGTAGAACTAATAGAAGATTGGAATAAATTAGGTAAACAATCGCTTCGCATCTTAGAAAACCAAAGTATTATAGAAGTTCCATTTACATATTATGACGAGTTGTTACTATCTTTCCTAACAACAACTTTTCAGTCAGCTGGGAAGGTAATTGGACAAACACTTTCTTCTATTGATCAAAGAATATCAGATACTTTTATTTATTTTAGAGTAAGGAATTTGATTACACATCAAAAGGTTGTTTACGAAGGTGATCTTCTTTCTATGATAGACTTGAAATTGAAACTTCCGAAGTAA